The Brassica napus cultivar Da-Ae chromosome C7, Da-Ae, whole genome shotgun sequence genome has a segment encoding these proteins:
- the LOC106403858 gene encoding uncharacterized protein LOC106403858: MLEKAWVHLSRVDPAYEKGAWDFVQAVSAGDGADKFIICPCTDCRNVDRHSAADIVDHLVRRGMDEVYKQRKDWYHHGEVYSVAEGEMKEKQWNEEIVGLYRAVENLDEELATERDFCEMAEGEDMKEDEFLAKIADAETPLYPSCANHSKLSAIVSLFRLKTKNGWSDKSFDDLLETLPEMLPEDNVLHTSLYEVKKFLKSFDMGYEKIHACVNDCCLFRKKLKKLDSCPKCKASRWKINQHTGEIKKGVPQKVLRYFPIIPRLKRMFRSEEMARNLRWHSTNQSSDGKLRHPVDSVTWKQMNDKYPTFAAEERNIRLGLSTDGFNPFNMQSSKYSCWPVLLVNYNLPPNLCMKKENIMLTLLIPGPQQPGNSIDVYLEPLIEDLNQLWSKGESTYDVVSNTAFTMKAMLLWTISDFPAYGNLAGCKVKGKMGCPVCGKHTDSMWLKFCRKHVYMSHRKGLPPTHRYRSKKAWFDGHAEHGRKSRILSGHDISNNLKHFVNNFGNFREGRTKRKRTVSVEEDCDIEDVSSESEAEEEDEVDEEELSRWKKRSIFFQLPYWEELPVRHNLDVMHIERNVAKSIVSTLLHCGNSKDGLNTRKDLEHLGIRKDLHPRAKGKRTYLPAAPWSLSKSEKKVFCKRLSDFKGPDGYCSNISRGVSVEECKVSGLKSHDYHVLMQQLLPVAVRGLLPKGPRLAILRMCAFFNRLCQRVIDVEQISKMEAEVVETLCMFERFFPPSFFDIMVHLTVHLGREAKLCGPVHFRWMYPFERHMKILKDYVRNTARPEGCIAESYLAEECMQFCSAFLKKTTNVEEKLDRNADYESQTILEGRPISAPKSINLSEMEKKTAHLAVLQNTSVVDPYVECQWAVRGNGVKVEDGYTLVNLNQSQVSFNRDPYILASQAKQVFYSREDDTSCWYVVLRGPSRRYNETEEEDVNIDIGPLPSIIDMDVEIDEAHNARVDCEGIYV; encoded by the exons ATGTTGGAGAAGGCGTGGGTTCATCTGTCAAG AGTTGATCCTGCTTATGAGAAGGGTGCATGGGACTTTGTCCAAGCTGTGTCTGCGGGTGATGGAGCTGATAAGTTCATTATCTGCCCTTGCACAGACTGTCGGAATGTAGATCGGCATTCAGCTGCAGATATAGTCGATCATCTGGTTAGAAGGGGAATGGATGAGGTGTACAAGCAGCGTAAGGactggtatcatcatggagaagtATACTCTGTGGCTGAAGGCGAGATGAAAGAGAAGCAGTGGAATGAAGAGATTGTTGGGTTGTACAGAGCTGTTGAGAATTTAGATGAAGAGTTAGCTACTGAACGTGACTTCTGTGAGATGGCAGAGGGAGAAGACATGAAAGAAGATGAGTTCTTGGCAAAGATTGCAGATGCTGAAACCCCATTATATCCAAGCTGCGCAAACCATAGCAAGTTATCAGCCATCGTGTCATTGTTTAGGCTGAAGACTAAGAATGGCTGGTCTGACAAGAGCTTCGATGATCTACTTGAGACGTTGCCGGAGATGTTACCAGAGGATAACGTGTTGCATACATCACTGTACGAAGTTAAGAAGTTCTTGAAGTCTTTTGATATGGGTTATGAGAAGATTCATGCGTGTGTTAATGATTGCTGCCTGTTCAGAAAGAAGTTGAAGAAGCTCGACAGTTGTCCTAAATGTAAGGCCTCAAGATGGAAGATTAACCAGCACACTGGTGAGATCAAGAAAGGTGTCCCACAGAAAGTATTAAGATACTTTCCAATAATCCCACGGCTAAAGAGGATGTTTAGGTCTGAAGAAATGGCCAGAAACCTAAGGTGGCATTCTACTAACCAGAGCAGCGATGGGAAACTAAGGCATCCCGTAGATTCTGTGACATGGAAACAGATGAATGACAAGTATCCCACATTTGCCGCTGAGGAAAGGAATATACGGCTGGGACTCTCTACGGATGGATTTAATCCTTTCAACATGCAGAGCAGTAAGTACAGTTGTTGGCCTGTGCTGTTAGTTAACTACAATTTGCCTCCTAACCTATgtatgaagaaggagaatatcATGCTAACACTGCTCATTCCTGGTCCACAACAGCCTggtaatagtattgatgtctaCTTAGAGCCATTAATAGAGGATTTAAATCAGTTGTGGAGCAAAGGAGAGTCAACATATGATGTTGTGAGTAACACTGCATTTACAATGAAGGCAATGCTGCTCTGGACTATTAGTGATTTCCCAGCCTATGGAAATCTAGCTGGATGCAAAGTGAAAGGAAAAATGGGTTGTCCTGTGTGCGGGAAACACACTGATAGTATGTGGCTGAAGTTCTGTAGGAAGCATGTGTATATGTCTCATAGAAAGGGTCTCCCACCAACGCATAGATATAGGTCGAAGAAGGCTTGGTTTGATGGACACGCTGAACACGGGAGAAAGTCTAGGATACTATCTGGTCATGACATTTCCAATAACCTGAAGCACTTTGTTAACAACTTTGGGAATTTTAGAGAAGGTAGAACGAAGAGGAAAAGAACAGTGAGTGTTGAAGAAGACTGTGATATTGAGGACGTTTCCAGTGAATCTGaggcagaggaagaagatgaagttgatgaGGAGGAGTTGTCAAGATGGAAAAAAAGATCAATCTTCTTTCAACTTCCTTATTGGGAG GAACTACCCGTGAGGCATAATTTGGACGTAATGCACATTGAGCGAAATGTGGCAAAGAGCATTGTCTCAACGTTACTTCACTGTGGGAATTCGAAGGATGGTCTCAATACACGTAAGGATCTGGAACATCTTGGTATTAGAAAGGATCTGCACCCGAGGGCCAAAGGGAAAAGGACTTACCTACCAGCAGCACCTTGGTCTTTGTCGAAGAGTGAGAAGAAAGTATTCTGCAAGCGACTTTCTGATTTTAAAGGACCTGATGGATATTGTTCAAACATATCTAGGGGTGTTTCAGTAGAAGAGTGTAAGGTATCAGGTCTCAAATCACATGATTATCATGTGCTGATGCAACAGTTACTCCCGGTTGCAGTTAGAGGATTATTACCTAAAGGCCCGAGACTAGCAATATTACGGATGTGTGCATTCTTCAACCGGTTATGCCAGCGAGTAATAGATGTAGAGCAGATTTCAAAAATGGAAGCAGAAGTTGTGGAAACTCTCTGTATGTTTGAGAGATTTTTTCCTCCAAGCTTCTTCGACATAATGGTTCATTTGACAGTTCATCTTGGAAGGGAAGCTAAACTATGTGGTCCAGTCCATTTTCGCTGGATGTATCCATTTGAGAG ACACATGAAGATCCTGAAAGACTATGTTAGAAACACTGCGAGGCCAGAGGGTTGTATTGCTGAGTCCTATCTTGCAGAAGAGTGCATGCAGTTCTGCAGTGCGTTTCTTAAAAAGACAACCAATGTGGAGGAGAAATTAGATAGGAATGCTGACTATGAGAGCCAGACAATCCTAGAGGGACGTCCAATATCGGCACCAAAATCAATTAACCTCTCTGAAATGGAGAAGAAAACAGCCCACCTTGCTGTCCTACAGAACACATCTGTTGTTGACCCTTATGTTGA GTGTCAATGGGCAGTACGAGGAAACGGAGTTAAGGTGGAAGATGGGTACACACTTGTTAACTTGAATCAGTCTCAAGTTTCCTTTAATAGGGATCCATACATATTAGCTTCTCAGGCAAAACAAGTGTTTTACTCAAGGGAGGATGATACATCCTGCTGGTATGTTGTCCTAAGAGGTCCATCAAGAAGATACAatgaaacagaagaagaagatgtcaaCATAGATATTGGACCATTGCCATCAATCATTGATATGGATGTTGAAATAGATGAAGCTCACAATGCCCGAGTTGATTGTGAAGGCATATATGTGTGA